One Triticum dicoccoides isolate Atlit2015 ecotype Zavitan chromosome 5B, WEW_v2.0, whole genome shotgun sequence genomic window carries:
- the LOC119311482 gene encoding uncharacterized protein LOC119311482 has protein sequence MGLSSAVTWWEEWQLRILVLTSLFIQYFLFFSIYVRKVPGLRSFRVLVWIAYVSSDAVAIFALATLFNRHRNICDEKGSNLEVLWVPVLIIHLGGQPTISAYSLEDNELWKRHIVTLVSQVTIALYVFCRWWSGEKTQLAAAVLLFILGILRAALKPWALRTTSFNSFQACSTVPPPRAEREYTLEKYVQEAKKCVLDMKEDRDRKYVITSDYMFVDQPAPYSVRIEVLTSFLKLEYKHAYSKLQERLGKTFDGMYSGTRSGVTGLGLSSTCLLPFLALASIALFAMSGKDGQNEKDIRATYILLCCTTVLELMFPFMHNIMSLCVRKKKPTFLMKLATFDFLREFFNQHWYIQQMPIAYQIMGKARRHMEDGWKKYICDTTSYKRFNELRGQWALRRHHQLGWSLNMPFDRSVFIWHIATDLCFYHPNTSPQCRQGEATQDSRSISNYMFYLLLIRPEMLMLGARSGLFKLANEQILRNSESIDMTEENLAGDILINTPTLLSADFAADDMISNARKLAIALMELDDEEERWTVIQGVWVEMLCYSASRCRGYLHAKSLGEGGEFLSYIYLLGSFMGMETLADRHHRSEPLECEQEEALPFRSQGRDGQCQSADGDMPPV, from the exons AAtacttcctcttcttctccataTATGTGCGTAAAGTTCCTGGCCTACGTAGCTTCAGAGTGCTGGTGTGGATCGCGTACGTAAGCAGCGACGCTGTGGCGATCTTTGCCCTCGCCACCCTCTTCAACCGCCACAGGAACATTTGTGATGAGAAGGGCAGCAACCTGGAGGTCCTATGGGTGCCTGTCCTCATCATCCACCTTGGCGGCCAACCAACGATAAGTGCCTACAGCCTCGAAGACAACGAGCTATGGAAACGACATATAGTAACCCTTGTGTCTCAGGTCACGATCGCCTTGTATGTCTTCTGCAGATGGTGGTCCGGCGAGAAGACGCAGCTGGCGGCAGCGGTTTTGCTCTTTATTCTTGGCATTCTCAGAGCTGCCCTAAAGCCATGGGCCCTCAGGACCACCAGTTTTAACAGCTTCCAAGCCTGCAGCACTGTGCCCCCGCCAAGGGCGGAAAGAGAATATACGCTTGAAAAATATGTACAAGAAGCAAAGAAGTGTGTACTGGACATGAAGGAAGACAGGGACCGCAAGTATGTCATCACGAGCGATTATATGTTTGTTGACCAGCCTGCTCCATACTCTGTTCGAATTGAAGTGTTGACATCTTTCCTGAAGCTTGAATATAAGCATGCATACAGTAAGTTGCAGGAGCGGCTAGGAAAGACATTTGATGGCATGTACTCCGGAACTAGGTCAGGTGTCACTGGTCTTGGCCTCAGCTCAACCTGTTTGCTTCCGTTCCTAGCCTTGGCTTCTATTGCGCTCTTTGCCATGAGCGGCAAGGATGGTCAGAATGAGAAGGACATTAGGGCGACATACATCCTATTATGCTGTACCACCGTGTTGGAGCTCATGTTTCCCTTCATG CACAACATAATGTCTTTATGTGTTCGCAAGAAGAAGCCCACATTCCTGATGAAGCTTGCTACCTTTGACTTTCTAAGGGAGTTCTTTAACCAACATTGGTATATTCAGCAAATGCCTATAGCCTACCAGATCATGGGGAAAGCTCGCCGGCACATGGAAGATGGTTGGAAGAAGTACATATGCGACACTACAAGTTACAAAAGATTCAATGAGCTCCGAGGCCAGTGGGCTCTAAGGAGGCACCATCAGCTAGGGTGGAGCTTGAATATGCCTTTCGACCGGAGCGTCTTCATCTGGCACATCGCCACAGACCTCTGCTTTTATCACCCCAACACATCCCCGCAATGTCGACAAGGAGAAGCCACACAGGACAGTAGGAGCATATCCAATTATATGTTCTACTTGCTTCTCATCCGTCCTGAGATGCTAATGCTTGGCGCCAGATCAGGTCTTTTCAAGTTGGCCAACGAACAGATCTTGAGAAACAGCGAGTCCATCGACATGACAGAAGAAAATCTTGCGGGGGATATCCTTATTAACACGCCGACGCTGCTATCTGCAGATTTTGCTGCAGATGATATGATTTCCAATGCACGCAAACTCGCTATAGCACTAATGGAGCTAGACGATGAGGAGGAGCGGTGGACTGTGATCCAAGGCGTGTGGGTGGAGATGCTCTGCTATTCAGCCAGCAGATGCAGGGGCTACCTGCATGCCAAGAGCTTGGGTGAAGGCGGGGAGTTCCTCTCCTACATCTATCTCCTTGGGTCGTTCATGGGAATGGAGACGTTGGCTGATAGGCATCACAGGTCAGAGCCTCTTGAAtgtgaacaagaagaagcacttccTTTCCGTTCCCAAGGGAGAGATGGTCAATGTCAATCTGCAGATGGCGACA